DNA sequence from the Burkholderia pyrrocinia genome:
GGCGCGTCAACGAGTTGACGGACCAGATGCGCGAGCTGCGCGCGACGCCGACCGGGCGGTTGCGCATCCAGATGCTGCCCGGCTTCGCGCTCGATCACTTCGGTGCGCCGCTGGTCGAATTCAATCGGCGCTACCCGGGCATCCAGCTCGACGTCATCGTCAATGACCGTGTGGTCGACCCCGTCGAAGAAGGGTTCGACATCGCGTTCCAGATCTTTCCGCCGATTTCAGAATCGCTGATCGAGCGGCGGCTGTTCACGGTCAGGCGTCTCTTCTGCGCGTCGCCCGCTTACCTCGAAGCGCATGGTGCGCCACAACATCCGCGCGATTTGCTGCAGCACACCACCGCGCTGTATTCGGGCTATCCGTCGCGCAATCGCTGGACGATGACGCGCGACGACGAGGTCGTCGAAATGGAGCTGCCGGGCATGATTCGCTCGAACTCCGTTCACCTGCTGCGCGAGTACGCGCTGACCGGCGGCGGCGTCGTTTGCCTGCCCACGCTCGTGGCGAGCGACGCGCTCGTCGCGGGGCGGCTGGTGCCGATCCTGACCGACTACCAGCTCGCGCCGCTGAGCTTTGCCGCCGTTTATCCCGCAACGCAGCGACAGGCGTTGAAGGTGAAGGCGCTGGTCGAATTCCTCGCCGAATATATCGGCGACGAGCCCCCGTGGGATCTTCCGCTTCTGGAGCATGGCTGGGTGCGGTGACCCGCGCGATTATTCGCGAAACGCAAATGCCGTAATCGCCATCCGTTGCCTTGTTGCCGCTGTCTCTTGCCCCTAGAGTTGAATCCAACAAGCAGTTCAACTCAGGAGACAGCAATGACCGACACGGCATTCCACACCGTCTTTGGCTCGCTCGACAGCTACAGGAAGGGCGAGATCGAAATCACCAGCGGCAGCGCCCAGCACTACGCCTTCTCGAACGTCTTCGAGGTGGCCTCGAAGTCGGCCCCTTACGAAAAGGTCGTCGCCGGCAAGAATCTCGAATACGTGATCGAAGTGCTGAGGACCGAGGGCCAGTCGCCATGGTTCGCATGCGCCCATGACGAGTTCACGATCCAGATGGACGGCGAAGTCCGGATCGAATTCATCAAGCTCGACACGCCGCCGGCATCGGGCCGCGGCACCGTCAGCGCCGGCGCACAACCGGCCGGCCGCAAGATGGGGTACGTCGTCCTGCGCAAGGGACATCAAGCGCTGCTGCCGGCCGGCTGTGCATACCGCTTCGTCGCCGGCAAGCCGGGTGTCGCGCTCGTGCAGACCATCCTCGGCGAGCTGTCCGTCGAGAAGTGGGCCGAGATCTGCCTGCACTGACCGTTCCGACCGCTCACATTCGACTATTCCAGGAGACACGTTATGGCCACCCTCGAGACCCTCGACCCTTCCGCCGGTTTTGCCGCCGATCTGGTGCGATCCACGCAAGCCGATGCCGTTACCGGCTACCGCCGCTTCCAGCTCGGCGAGTTCGCGTTCCAGCGCGATGAGTATTTCGTGAAGATCAGCTGGCCCGCGAAAGGCCAGACCCGCACGCATGCGATGCCGGCCGACGCGTTCCTGCGCGCGATGATGCGCGACGTGGCGTGGGGCTTCTTCTACGGCTGGGTGAATTTCGATCACGTGTTCGGCACGCGCAATCACTACGGCAAGGTGGACATGTATGCGGGCACCTTCAACGGCATCCTGAAAGACGCCGGGGTCGACTACACCGAGACCTTCGAAACGCCGACGATCATGGCGACCTTCAAGGCGATGCTGCACGACTGGACGAACGAAGGCTTCGACCCGTTCGCGGCGCCCGAGGAAACGGGCACGGCATTCGGTCGCAAGCACGGCGACAACGGCTCGGCCATCGAGCGCACGCGGATCGCGACGCGCCGCATGCCGGGCCTCGAAGGCGACTCGCCGCTGCGCGACGAACTGCCGGTCAACCGCGCGTTCCTCGACGTCGCGCAGGACGAGCCGGAAGTGCATGTCGAGCCGGGCTTCGAAGGCGAGCTGCACGCGTTCAACCTGTTCAAGTACCTGTCGCGCTCGGACGTGACGTGGAATCCGTCGGTCACGTCGGTGTGCGGGCGCAGCCTGTTCTGCCCGACCACCGAGGAATTCATCCTGCCGGTCTTCCACGGCAACGACCGCGTCGAATGGTTCCTGCAACTGTCCGACGAAATCGTGTGGGACATCGGCGACAAGAACACCGGCGCACCGCGGGCACGCGTCACGATGCGCGCCGGCGACATATGCGCGATGCCCGCCGACATCCGGCACCAGGGCTATTCCACGAAGCGTTCGATGCTGCTGGTCTGGGAAAACGCGACACCGGACCTGCCGCAACGCTACGAGAGCGGCGAGCTCGCGCCGTATCCGATCGCGTTCTGAGCAGCGCTTCAGATTTCGCTTCAGCAATACACCGAGGACGATTCATGCAAACCCAACTCTTCATCGACGGGCGCTTCGTTGACGCCGTCGACCGCGGCACGATCGACGTGCTGAATCCTCACGACGGCTCCGTCATCACGAAGATCGCCGCGGCCACCGCGGCGGACGTGGACCTGGCCGTCGAAGCGGCGACCCGCGCGTTCCCGAAATGGTCGGCCATGCCGGCAGCCGAACGCGGCCGGCTGCTGCTGCGCCTCGCCGATGCGATCGAGGCGCATGCGGAGGAGCTGGCGCAGCTCGAATCGCTCGACACCGGCCACCCGATTCGCGATTCGCGCGCGCTCGACGTGCCGCGCACGGCGGCGTGCTTCCGCTACTTCGGAGGCATGGCCGACAAGCTGCAAGGCTCGGTGATTCCCGTCGAAACCGGCTTCCTGAACTATGTGCAGCGCGCGCCGATCGGCGTCGTCGGCCAGATCGTGCCGTGGAATTTCCCGCTGATGTTCACGAGCTGGAAGATGGGCCCGGCGCTGGCCGCCGGCAACACGGTGGTGCTCAAGCCGTCCGAAATCACGCCGCTGTCGACGTTGCGCATCGTCGAGCTGATGGCCGAGGTCGGGTTCCCCGCAGGCGTCGTCAATATCGTTCCCGGTTACGGACATACGGCCGGCCAGCGTCTCGCCGAACACCCGGGCGTCGGCAAGATCGCGTTCACGGGTTCGACCGCAACCGGCCGCCGGATCGTCGAAGCGTCGCAGGGCAACCTGAAGCGCGTTCAACTGGAGCTGGGCGGCAAGGGCGCCAACATCGTCTTCGACGATGCCGAGCTCGACGCGGCCATCAACGGCGCCGCATGGGCGATCTTTCACAACCAGGGGCAGGCGTGTATCGCGGGGTCGCGCCTCGTGCTGCACGAGCGCATTGCGGACGCGTTCCTCGAGCGATTCGTTGCGCTCGCATCGTCGATCCGGATCGGCAACCCGTTCGACGCCGATACCGAGATGGGCCCGCTGACGTCGAAGCAGCACCTCGAGCGCGTGCTGTCGTTCGTCGACGTCGCGCGCGAGCAGGGCGGCCGCGTGCTCACCGGCGGCAGCGTGCCGCAAGATCCGGCACTGGCCAACGGCTACTATGTGCGCCCGACGGTCATCGAAGCGAAGAGCGCGACCGACCGCATCGCGCAGGAGGAAGTGTTCGGCCCGTTCGTCACCGTGCTGCGCTTCGGCAGCGACGAAGAAGCGCTGGCCATCGCCAACGCGACGGAATACGGGCTGGGCAGCGGCCTGTGGACCCAGAACCTCTCGCGTGCACACAAGATGGCGTCGCAGATCAACGCGGGCATGTGCTGGATCAACTGCTACAAGCGCGTCAATCCGGGCAGTCCGTTCGGCGGCGTGGGCAAGTCGGGCTACGGCCGCGAGATGGGCTTCGAAGCCATGCACGACTACACTGAAGCTCGGTCGGTTTGGGTCAATGTCGACGGCAACGTGCCGCCGCACTTCAAGCGCTGAGGCTTTCATGGAACGTTTCGTCTATCAGGGCACGCCTTCCCGCGTGGTGTTCGAATGGGGGGCGCTCGCCAGGCTGCCGGACGAGCTGTCGGCGCTCGGCGCGCAGCGCGCGCTCATCCTGTCCACGCCCGAGCAGCGGCCGCTCGCCGACCGCGTGAAGGCGGTACTGGGCGAGCGTGCGGCCGGCGTGTGCGCACAGGCGGTCATGCACGTTCCGGTCGAAGTCGCGCGTGCCGCGCGCGAGATGGCCGCCGAGCTGGGCGCGGACTGTTGCATTGCGATCGGCGGCGGCTCCACGATCGGACTGGGCAAGGCCATTGCGCTCGAATCGTCGCTGCCGATCCTGGCCGTGCCGACGACTTACGCCGGCTCGGAGATGACGCCGATCTACGGGCTCACCGAAGGCCGGCTGAAGCGCACCGGGCGCGATGCACGCGTGCTGCCGCGTACCGTGCTCTACGACCCGTCGTTGACGTTGTCGCTGCCGCCGGGCATTTCGGCGGCGTCCGGTGTCAATGCGATGGCGCATGCCGTCGAGGCGCTCTATTCGGAAGACGCGAACCCGGTGATCAGTTTGATGGCCGAGGAATCGATTCGCGCGCTCGGCGAAGCGCTGCCCGTCGTGGTGCGCGATCCGGAAAACCGGGAGATGCGCAGCCGCGCGTTGTATGGCGCGTGGCTCGCGGGAACCTGCCTGGGCGCGGTCGGCATGGCGCTGCACCACAAGCTTTGTCATACGCTCGGCGGCACCTTCAACCTGCCGCATGCGCAGACGCACGCGGCCATGTTGCCGCATACCGCGCACTACAACCACGCCGCTGCGCCCGGCGCGCTGCGCCGCGTCGCGCGGGCGCTGGGCGGGAACGATGCAGCTGACGCCGGCCCGCTGCTGTTCAGGCTGAACGAGCAGCTCGGCATCGCGCCGGCGCTCGCCGACATCGGGATGCCGCAGGAAGGCCTCGACGAAGCGGCCGATCTCGCATGCCGGAATCCGTATGCAAATCCGCGGCCGATCGAACGCTCGGCGATTCGTGCGCTGCTTCAGGACGCGTGGGAAGGGCGCGCGCCGCATTGAACGGCCTGACGTGCAAAGGGAAAGGGAGACAGACATGAATGAGCACCATGACAGCGACACGAGGCTGACCGAGCAGGTTGTCGCCAGCTTCGAAGGCACGCCGAACCCGCGCTTGCGCGTGCTGATGCAGAGCCTCGTGCGGCATCTTCATGCGTTCGTACGCGAGACGGAACTGACGGAAGCCGAGTGGATGGCGGCGATCCGCTTCCTGACCGAGACGGGGCAGATGTGCGACGACGTGGTGCGCCAGGAGTTCATCCTGTTGTCCGACACGCTGGGCGTTTCGATGCTCGTCGATGCGATCAACCATCGCTTCGCAACCGGCGCAACGGAGACGACGGTATTCGGCCCGTTCTACATCAAGGGGATGCCCGAGCGTGCGTATGGCGAGAACATGGCGCTCACGCCGGGCGCACCGGTCGTCGTGCATGGGCGCGTGCTGACCACCGACGGTGATCCCGTGAAGGACGCCGTGCTCGACGTGTGGCAAACCGCGGAGAACGGCATGTATTCCGGGCAGGACACGGCGCAGCCGCACGGCAACCTGCGCGGCCGCTACCGGACCGATGCCGAAGGCCGTTACGCGATCACGACGATTTTGCCGGTCAGCTATCCCATTCCGACCGACGGCCCGGTCGGGAAGATGCTCGACGCCACCGGCCGCCATCCGTGGCGGCCCGCGCATCTGCACTTCATGATCGACGCGCCGGGCTTCCGTACGCTCGTTACGCATCTTTTCGACGAGGACGACCCGTACCTGAAGTCGGATGCCGTCTTCGGCGTGAAGCCGTCGTTGATGGTCGCGTATCGTCAGCGTGCCGCGCATGACGAGCTCGCCCGTCAGTTCGGACTGAACGGCCCGTACCGCGAAGCGACGTACGACTTCGTCCTCGACCGGAGCTGATCGAATGGCTCGATTTTTCGCGGTGTTTGCGACGGACCAGCCCGGTATGCGAGACGTGCGCGACCGTGTGCGGCCCAGTCATCGGAGTTACCTGCGCGCGGCTTCGCAGCACGGCGTGTATGTGCGGCTCGGCGGCCCGACGCTGGACCCGCAGGGCGACGCAATGAACGGAACGCTGCTTGTCGTGGAGGCCGACGATATTCATGCGGTGATGCAGTTTGTCGGAAACGATCCGTATGTGAAGGAGGGGTTGTTTTCGCGTGTGGAAGTGCGTCCTTGGGACTGGAGCCTGGGAAACCCCGAGCAGAGAGTGTGAATCATGGACGCAACGCAACTCTGCCGCTTTTCCGATGTGCCTGATGGCGGCGCGCGGGTGGTCGACGAAGCGTGCATCGGACGCCCCGTGATCGTGGTGCGGCGGGGCGAGCGGGTGTGGGCGTATGTGAATCGATGCCCGCATTTCTCGGTGCCGCTCGATTTTGTGCCGGGCAATGTTTCCTGCTACCGGTCGCAGGTGTTGATGTGTGCGCACCACAGCGCGTTGTTCCGGTTCGATGACGGTGTATGTATCGACGGGCCGTGCTCGGGTTCGGCGTTGGAAGCCGTGGCTGTCGAGGTGGATTCTGCCGCATGGGTTGTCTGGCGAGGCGCTTGATTCGAGTGTTTTGATCGGTACGTGTGGGCAGTCCATTTTCCATGCGGCGATCTTCGAATTTATAAATCAGTAAAACTAATCATATTTTCGGCGTCGTTATATCTGCCGGGATAAAGGCGTTGTTTTACGAAGCATTGAGCGAGAACCCGCCACGTAGCGGGTAGCAGGCTCGCATTTCCATAAAAAGACGGAGACGTGATGAAACTCAGGTTTGGAGCAGTGGCGATTCTTGCCGTAGCGCAGGGCGCATGGGCGCAGAGCAGCGTGACGATGTTCGGTCTTATCGACAGCGGCATCACGTATGTCAGCAACGAGGGCGGCGGAAAGAACGTCAAATTCGACGACGGGATATTCGCGCCCAACCTCTTCGGTTTGCGCGGCACGGAAGACCTCGGCGGCGGGTATCGCGCCACGTTCGCGCTCGTGAACCAGTTCTCGATGGCGAACGGCGCCATCATCGGGTCCGGAATTTTCGGGCGCAATGCCTACGTAGGCCTCGAGAGCGACCGGTTCGGCCGCATCACGCTGGGCAATCAGTACGACTTCATGGTGGATTCCCTCTTTTCGAAGGGGAATGCGATTGCGAGGGACATCTCGGGGCTGTACGGTTTCAGGAATGGCCCGTTCCAGCGTCTCGCGCTGCCGGGTAATCCGACCGGTGCGTTCGATTGGGATCGCACGGCGGGTAGCAAGCCGATCGCGAATTCGGTCAAATACACGTCGCCGACGGTCGCGGGTTTGTCCGGCGGCGTGATGTATGCGTTCGGCGGCGTGGCCGGTTCGATCGGCGCGGACAATGCTGTCAGCGCCGGACTGAACTATGAGGTGGGGGCTTTCGGTGTGGGTGCGGCCTATACGAATGAGAAGTACGGCCCGGCGCTCGGTGTGCCGTCGACGAGTGTTCGGAACTGGGGCGTCGGGATGCATTACGACTTTGGCGTCGTTACCGCGAGTGCGCTGGTGACCACCGTGCGGAATTCGTTCAACGATGCCGCGGTGTGGATGGCCGAAGGCGGTGGGGTGTGGCGCGTCAGGCCGGATGTCGTGCTGGGGGCGAAATACATGTACATGAAGGGTAATGAAGCAGTGAACAACAACCATGCTCATCAGCTCAGCGTGGCGCTTCAATATCTGTTGTCGAAACGGACGATGGTTTATGTGTCGGCTGACTATCAGCGGGCGAATAGTGGTGCGAATGCGCAGGTTAATGGCGTGCTGGATCCGAATGGGGCTTCAAGTTCGGCGAGCCAGGCGGTGGCGCGGGTGGGGTTGCATACGATATTTTGATTGGGGGTGCGGCGGCGGGCGGAACTTGCGTCAAGGTCCGCCCGGCACCGGACTAGTCGCGCG
Encoded proteins:
- a CDS encoding hydroxyquinol 1,2-dioxygenase, translating into MATLETLDPSAGFAADLVRSTQADAVTGYRRFQLGEFAFQRDEYFVKISWPAKGQTRTHAMPADAFLRAMMRDVAWGFFYGWVNFDHVFGTRNHYGKVDMYAGTFNGILKDAGVDYTETFETPTIMATFKAMLHDWTNEGFDPFAAPEETGTAFGRKHGDNGSAIERTRIATRRMPGLEGDSPLRDELPVNRAFLDVAQDEPEVHVEPGFEGELHAFNLFKYLSRSDVTWNPSVTSVCGRSLFCPTTEEFILPVFHGNDRVEWFLQLSDEIVWDIGDKNTGAPRARVTMRAGDICAMPADIRHQGYSTKRSMLLVWENATPDLPQRYESGELAPYPIAF
- a CDS encoding YciI family protein, whose translation is MARFFAVFATDQPGMRDVRDRVRPSHRSYLRAASQHGVYVRLGGPTLDPQGDAMNGTLLVVEADDIHAVMQFVGNDPYVKEGLFSRVEVRPWDWSLGNPEQRV
- a CDS encoding maleylacetate reductase; the encoded protein is MERFVYQGTPSRVVFEWGALARLPDELSALGAQRALILSTPEQRPLADRVKAVLGERAAGVCAQAVMHVPVEVARAAREMAAELGADCCIAIGGGSTIGLGKAIALESSLPILAVPTTYAGSEMTPIYGLTEGRLKRTGRDARVLPRTVLYDPSLTLSLPPGISAASGVNAMAHAVEALYSEDANPVISLMAEESIRALGEALPVVVRDPENREMRSRALYGAWLAGTCLGAVGMALHHKLCHTLGGTFNLPHAQTHAAMLPHTAHYNHAAAPGALRRVARALGGNDAADAGPLLFRLNEQLGIAPALADIGMPQEGLDEAADLACRNPYANPRPIERSAIRALLQDAWEGRAPH
- a CDS encoding Rieske (2Fe-2S) protein yields the protein MDATQLCRFSDVPDGGARVVDEACIGRPVIVVRRGERVWAYVNRCPHFSVPLDFVPGNVSCYRSQVLMCAHHSALFRFDDGVCIDGPCSGSALEAVAVEVDSAAWVVWRGA
- a CDS encoding intradiol ring-cleavage dioxygenase, which encodes MNEHHDSDTRLTEQVVASFEGTPNPRLRVLMQSLVRHLHAFVRETELTEAEWMAAIRFLTETGQMCDDVVRQEFILLSDTLGVSMLVDAINHRFATGATETTVFGPFYIKGMPERAYGENMALTPGAPVVVHGRVLTTDGDPVKDAVLDVWQTAENGMYSGQDTAQPHGNLRGRYRTDAEGRYAITTILPVSYPIPTDGPVGKMLDATGRHPWRPAHLHFMIDAPGFRTLVTHLFDEDDPYLKSDAVFGVKPSLMVAYRQRAAHDELARQFGLNGPYREATYDFVLDRS
- a CDS encoding porin, which translates into the protein MKLRFGAVAILAVAQGAWAQSSVTMFGLIDSGITYVSNEGGGKNVKFDDGIFAPNLFGLRGTEDLGGGYRATFALVNQFSMANGAIIGSGIFGRNAYVGLESDRFGRITLGNQYDFMVDSLFSKGNAIARDISGLYGFRNGPFQRLALPGNPTGAFDWDRTAGSKPIANSVKYTSPTVAGLSGGVMYAFGGVAGSIGADNAVSAGLNYEVGAFGVGAAYTNEKYGPALGVPSTSVRNWGVGMHYDFGVVTASALVTTVRNSFNDAAVWMAEGGGVWRVRPDVVLGAKYMYMKGNEAVNNNHAHQLSVALQYLLSKRTMVYVSADYQRANSGANAQVNGVLDPNGASSSASQAVARVGLHTIF
- a CDS encoding LysR family transcriptional regulator, which encodes MDRFLSIEAFVRVAEASSFAEAARQLGVTSSVVTNRIQQLEKFVNAPLFHRSTRHVRLSEVGEAFYRECAEVVGRVNELTDQMRELRATPTGRLRIQMLPGFALDHFGAPLVEFNRRYPGIQLDVIVNDRVVDPVEEGFDIAFQIFPPISESLIERRLFTVRRLFCASPAYLEAHGAPQHPRDLLQHTTALYSGYPSRNRWTMTRDDEVVEMELPGMIRSNSVHLLREYALTGGGVVCLPTLVASDALVAGRLVPILTDYQLAPLSFAAVYPATQRQALKVKALVEFLAEYIGDEPPWDLPLLEHGWVR
- a CDS encoding aldehyde dehydrogenase family protein — encoded protein: MQTQLFIDGRFVDAVDRGTIDVLNPHDGSVITKIAAATAADVDLAVEAATRAFPKWSAMPAAERGRLLLRLADAIEAHAEELAQLESLDTGHPIRDSRALDVPRTAACFRYFGGMADKLQGSVIPVETGFLNYVQRAPIGVVGQIVPWNFPLMFTSWKMGPALAAGNTVVLKPSEITPLSTLRIVELMAEVGFPAGVVNIVPGYGHTAGQRLAEHPGVGKIAFTGSTATGRRIVEASQGNLKRVQLELGGKGANIVFDDAELDAAINGAAWAIFHNQGQACIAGSRLVLHERIADAFLERFVALASSIRIGNPFDADTEMGPLTSKQHLERVLSFVDVAREQGGRVLTGGSVPQDPALANGYYVRPTVIEAKSATDRIAQEEVFGPFVTVLRFGSDEEALAIANATEYGLGSGLWTQNLSRAHKMASQINAGMCWINCYKRVNPGSPFGGVGKSGYGREMGFEAMHDYTEARSVWVNVDGNVPPHFKR